TATGTATCTAAACCCAGAATTGAAAGCACACTTGTGTGTTACAACACATCTTCCTTGTTTAAGATCCTTTATTTCAGCTCTTTAAGATGTTATAAATGTTTCATATATTGGGAAAATGTTTGTTGTTCCTCTCCCtgtggtcattttttttttactaaggaATGCTGTTTCAGAAATAGCCTTAACTTCAATTGATGGTGcaagttattttaaatgtaaatcattttatataattttgtttgcattttagaGTGCATCTGAGACTCTGAAGATCTGCTCCAGTCTGTTTATAGAGTTGCTCTTTGGGGAAAACTAAACATTTTGATAATGGTAACTTTGGGATtgcaatgatttttttaaattccttGTGTGCGAGTTCTGTTATATGTCCATACACAGTAAGCTTGTGCCTGCACACGTAAGAGTGCTTGTGCATGCATGTTGTGCTTGCCGatctgtgtttgtatgtgtaaatgcatGTGTGAGGGTATGATTTGAAGTACTTACTTCAGGGTGTTTGAATGTGGGTCTTCACAGAAATTTTGCTAATGTGACTTGATCTTTTTGGAATGTTTCTGGATGTGTGAATCTTAACCTTGGGAAACATTCTCTAAAGGTTAAATCCCATCAATAAACACATCTGGCCATTTTacagttatttgtttatttacttattgttgttattattatttttacaaaaagcATAAGgctatgtaaaaatgctgaatggATGTGAGGCTGAATGCACAAAGCTGTAACTGACTCcgaaacacatttttttcttcttcatgttTCTGGTTAATTTTATGCAATATTCAAGAGCCAATGATCCCAGTCGTTTCTTTAAGCTTTTTGAAAACTTTTCTCTATGTTTCACCATAATTTCCAGAACAAGCTTTTGTGTAATTCTTGATCAACTGTTTCCAAGCTGGTACATTCACAACCTAATGATAAACAATAAATCCAACAACACTTATAATAGTCTGCATTTCCTCCAGATAGTCTACCCTGACATTCTGAGGGTTCTCCCATGACAAATGTGGGTACATTTAAATATTCccgataaacaaaacaaaaaggactGATTTGTGAGTTGCAGGCCGTAGAATACTTAGGTAAGGACTCCCAAACACTCCTCATTATCTGAAATGTGTCCCCCTGAGGTTTGATGCATGAATAGAAGTATATTATAAGCAAGCCtgtcaaatacttttttcacCAACTCTCACCATCAGTAAATTTAGGCCATATGATTTCACCCCTGATTCTTGACAGAATTTATAGTTTGTCACTTTCAATAATGCACAAGGAACCATTTCACGTCTCAGTAATACTTTTTCTTCTATCCAAAGAGTTTACATTTACCTCACTGTGAGACAAATAATACGGTTGCTCTGAAGTTAATACAGCACTCTTGAAAGAGCTTTGCAAAAATATGGATTTTTCTGCTACCATGTATGTCTTGGTTCCATAGGGACCATTCGGTAGAAGAGCTGCCGCTCACAGATATGAGATGGTGAATGGGTTCACAGCACCCCACCCTGGATTGTAATGGAATTGAGGACAGAAATGTAGATGGAAATCTGTCATGCACATTCCAACAACATTCTCAGTTTTTACTCACAAAATATATGTGGTGTACTTTTGTGCCTTCCAACTTTGGTATTGAATATTCAGTATTATAAAAATCATGCCTTTGAACAATTGGCACGTGTGAGGAAGAGAGTGACTTTTAAAGCTTTGAGTGAATAGGCCTGATACCTGTTAAAGCACCCAATAGCGGAGAACATGCAGGGGTGAATAGGTGAGAATCCCCTATCATATTACCCTCTGAAAGGGAATTGACCTTCTGTTGATTCACACTGCTTCCCAAACCTaagaaatgcaatttaaaatgttaatgtgtcttcaagttttgttttgttgtttttttacaaacaGCCTTGATAAGGCATagatttaaaggtgcacacagagctaatttcttttaaacaaagaaatgaatagtatttCAAATATGATGTACACTCGCAGATGATGAAGACTTTAGTATATCAGTCTTGGAGAAAAGCTGATTTATTCTAAATATGGTGCTGGATGCACATTCATGAGCATTGTCATGTTAAGATATCAGCAGTCAGATATTACTTCATCTCGAAAGTTCTCTATAATTTGGTGCCTTCACTCataataaatgaatcatggctgactacgattacatttacatttatgcatttggcagacgcttttatccaaagtgacttagtgcaattattacagggacaatccccctggagcaacctggagttaagtgccttgctcaagggcacagtggtggtggccgtggggttcaaaccagcaaccttctaattaacagccctgtgctttagccactacgccacaccACTCCGATTAGCACATAACTAAGATTTTTTGCTCTAAACgtaatgctgcatccacaccgctAGGTATCAGCGCAACATTAACAAAATTATTACAAAGTGTGCCTTTGAATTTTTTTGAAGCATGCTATGCAGATTCTAATCATCAGATCCTCCATGTTTGATTACTCGACCAGTATATTTGGTCACTTCTCAACACCATTTAAACTCTGTTGTGATCTTACAAAACCATATGGGCAGAGTACACTACACTTACCTAAACTCTCCCTGCAGATTGAGGTTGGCACCTTGGGCCCTGATGAGGACATTGACCCTTCGTACGATGCCTCTCTGGAGGAGGAAGAACAGCAGGTGGAGGTGATATATAAAGAAGGACGGGAGGAACGGAGAACAGCTGAAGGGAGAAAGGACAAGGAATTGCCAATAACACCTCAGCTTTTTCCATCAGGCTCTGGGGAGTCAGGGACCCTAATGGGCCCTAATGCCCAGGGAGGTCTGTACCATGCGAacatacacacaaagacacactgcTAAACATTATTACCAGCCTGTCAACCATTTCATTGTGCTGCCATTCCATTTAACTGGCAGTCTGATTGGTTAAATGAGTTTTAATCATCCTTTAACCACTTATCATGCATCATCAGTCATCACTCACAGTTTTCACTGAACCAGTCTATATATTTCTAAGTGTCTAATTCTAATAACTGTTCTAACACCTAATCTTGTCTTGAACAAGAGGAGGAGCTTCGTCTGACGCCCATTGACACCCTTCAGATTTCTGGGGACATGTTGAGTTCTGGTGACATGTGTTCTGGAGTTTCTGGGGCTTCTGGAGACTTGCTCAGTGCTTCTGGTTCCATAGGTTCTGGGGCCTCTGGTGACATTTCAGGCTCTGATGACCATGGTTCTGAAGTCTCTGGGCATTCTGGTTTAGAATTAACATTGTTTTCAGGTGGAGGTCAGTACTCTGGACCTGGCATTCTTTATTTATGCTGTATAGATTTTATCTGGGCgcaatttgtgaaaatgtatggTCTATACCTGTTACCTTAGTGGGGAGAAGTTTCCTGAGGGGTTTTATTCAAGTAATAATTATCTATATTTTACAACCATTTAACTAGTCTGTATTTTAACATTATCTCATCATCACTGTTAGCATTACTGGCATGCAATCAACTTTCACCTGTTGCTGAGGGGGCACTAATTTCTTTCTTGCCACTTCAACTTGTCTCTCACAAGAGGAGCTCCACCTGACGCCTGAAACCATTCCACAAATGGCCAGACAAGGGGTTCGGGGGATTTTTTATGGGCCTGATCTAGAGACCTTTGGGGTGCCTGATATCTCTGGGGAGTCTGGGGCCTCCGGGATACCTGAGATGTCTGGAGTGTCTGGGGCCTCCGGGATACCTGAGGTGTCTGGAGTGTCTGGGGCCTCCGGGATACCTGAGATGTCTGGAGTGTCTGGGGCCTCCGGGATACCTGAGATGTCTGGAGTGTCTGGGGCCTCCGGGATACCTGAGATGTCTGGAGAGTCTGGGGCCTCTGGGGTACCTGGGGTGTCTGGGGTATCTGGAGAGTCTGGGGCATCTGGGTTACCTGAGGCGTCTGGAGATTCTGGGGTACCTAAGGTGTCTGGGGCCTCTGGGCTGCCTGATGTCTCTGGGGCCTCTGGGCTGCCTGATGTCTCTGGAGAGTCTGGGGCTTCTGGGGTTTCTGGAGAGCCTGGGACCACTGGGGTACCTGAGATCTCCGGAGAGCATATACCCTTTGAGTTTTCTGGAGACAATGAGACCCATGAGGAATCCAGAGAGTTTGTGGACCCAGAGGTTTCTTTGGAGTCTGGAGAGTCTGGGAGCTTAGAGCAGTTTCCGGTGATCGAGGTCCCAGAGGTCACCACTGAAATATTAATTCCTGACCTAGAGGAAGGTCAGTATCATAATTGATACCATAAACCTCCATGATTCTCAGAGCTAGTTTGAGATTTATGACAGAATCTAGCAGTTTATGTAAACCATTACTGGGGTGATTTTTAAGATCAAGATTTAAAACCAACCCAATTTTGTTTCATCCATCAATGCTAGGCTTTATGCATTTACATCAACTGCTATTATTCCTTCTCTGAAACCCATATCCTTCATTTAACAGTATGACATTGGTTAAATGTGTGTTCATTTGCCTTTGTGTGCATTATAACAATAACAATGCATTATAACATCTCAATGTCAATGTAACTCACTGTCTGTCCTGTTCCATTGTTTGCCCGGTATCCATATGCTAATCTGTCCCCTAACACCTTAATGTTGTGTCTAACAAGAGGAGGAGATACTCATAACTACCCTGGCCACTCCCCAGGAGGGGACTGGGGGTGAAATTGGGTCAGGGGTACCTGATATTGACACATATACACCAGGTAAGTATTTCTCCATTCCCAGGATCATTTGAAATTATTGCAGAAGATTTATCCTTAATAGGCTTCTCAAACATAGACTTGTTAAATGCATTACTGGAGATACCTACATATCAATATTTATGAATTACTGTGTATTACTGTATAAGGCATATACTCATTTATGTGATGTTGTCAGACATTGCGGTCCTTTAGTCTTATATTAACTGCTACAAAAGAGCAAAATCTATTTGCCTCTGGTCTCTAAACAGGAAATTGTTGGTGTATATGCTGGTAtggttttgtgtttaatatgTTGTGTTTGTCTTCTGCACGTCACCTGCTGGTTTGGTTGTAAGGTATGGCTACATGTGTGCTGTGTACCTGTCTGGTGGGATctgtatactgtgataacctGATGTTGGACCGTGTTCCTCCTCTCCCCAAAGAAACCACTCATTTCTATGCCCGCTTCAATAAAATCTCCAGGATTAGCAAGTCTGACTTTGCCAACCTAAGTAAGTGTTCCATTAGAGACAATCAAATTTTAATAATGTTGCAATTCAACACTGAAAATATAATGTGCTAGATATGCTTAAAACTATAGTGCATCATTTTTGCATCCCTCTTTTTAAGAAAATTCCACTCAAAACGTTACATAAAAACCGTAGCTGGCTATGGCCAAATTAATGAGCTTCCATtcaaaaatgtttacttaaaatacTGTGCCACGCCAGCTACTACATTTAAGGTTTTTTTAACACGAAGAGTTTCTGTTCACCCAACTATGCATTTTAAGCTCATTTAGCTCAATTGTAAGTGCTATTAGCAGCTTCAAATTCTAGGATCTGTTCATTTACTTTCacttaactttaaaataaaatgtcctgaAGAAATATCAGACAAATGGTGAATGTCaaaggtttttattgttgtttacaaaTTTACAATCTAACATAGATATTCATGCTCTCCAAGAACCAAAAAACATTctcaaatacaaaaatagtaacaaaacatgacgataaacaaaaaacataaaatcaagtGGGCTATGCAGTGActtctaaataaacacaaagaaatatATGCATGTAGGAGAAAACTCTGATCTAATACTGAAACAAAAATACCAGTAACTGTTTGTATTTATCAATGAAACTATTCATTCAAAAGATCTTTTCAAATTGGCCAGACATTGCCAtcatcaagatccaacagcatttaCTGTATGacctcaaaaaaagaaagaaaaagtgtcaGCTTCTTCGGGTAGCTAATGTGAAAGGCATAACGAAGCCAAAAAGTCAGTGCACTGACCTAAGTTTTGACAAATGTCCCCAGCACATTTTCAAGGACAATCAATGCATCCAGTGGGAAAGGCAACTTTTGCTCTTCCTGCTGCAAAGCATTGATGGTATCTGCTCCTTTCTGTGCTTGGTCAAGCTCCTCTTCCTAAAAGCATAGAAATAAtctttgtcaaaatgtatattaacagtttccattgtatttatttgcacaattAAATATGCTCAAATCAATAATTACAGAGTAAAAAGAAAATAGCAAAATagcaattctctcatttactcaccactcatgccatcccagatgactttcttctgtcaaacacaaacaaagatttttagaagaatatctcagctctgttggtacattcaatgcaagtgaatggtggtcaaaaaacacattaaggtggcataaaagtaatccatatgactccagtggttaaatccatgtcttcagaagggatgtgataattgtggttgagaaacagatcaatatttaagtactttttttactatcaatctccactttcactctcaCATTTGCCTTCTCTTGTTTTGGGggtcacattctttgtgcatttcaccaccttctgggcagggaggaaatgtaatattaaaaatgacttacatattgatctgtttctcacccacacctataatttatcttctgaagacatggattaaaccactggagtcatattcatatctttaatgctgcctttatgtgctttttgtactttcaaagttctggtcaccattcacttgcattgtaaggacctacagagctgaaatattcttctaaaaatctttgtttgtgttcagcagaagaaagtaagtcatacacatctgggatggtaaacaagtaaacaatgagagaattttcatttgaagCACACAGCTATTCAACCACTGTACCTAATGCATACATTTATATAGCGGATATGTTAAAATGGTGCTATACAAATATGATTAATGTCATCCAAATTCTTCTTTCTTCAGgggaacacaagcaaagatttttgaTGGATATatgatgtttttgtccatataatgcaagttagTGAGGTTAAAAACTTTCAAGATCCATAAAGGCAGAATCAACGTAATCCAGAAGACTTCAGCTAATGTAAACTGTTTTCAATATGTACAATTTCAAGTTTACATTCAACAGTTTAAATTGGTGTAGATATCCGATTAATTTATTGGAACTGCCTATTGTTTGCTGAGTTTGAGGAGGTGTAAGTGAAGGCCCTGAGCAGCAGTTGAAGTGTATTTGCCTGGTGAAAAAATGAGCGGGCTCCTTTATGTTTGTTCCGaatgtaaacatttacacatCTAATTATCCTCATGTAGACAACcgtttaatatactgtagatatgaaaacaaaacttgaatatatagaaaGTTTCACACTATATTTAAAGTCATTTACCCTTGAACTTTTTGGCAAAAGCATTGTTGTCTACAAGCTCTCTTCATCCAAAATGGCAAATAGGCTTAAATTTCAATCACATTCTGCATCCTGTGGTTTCCCATGCACTTCAGATTA
This sequence is a window from Xyrauchen texanus isolate HMW12.3.18 chromosome 45, RBS_HiC_50CHRs, whole genome shotgun sequence. Protein-coding genes within it:
- the epyc gene encoding epiphycan; translated protein: MMAMQKLVWGLLVLYVAAAPPPKYARQAEQDNYDVDLDNQDVFDYFNGVDEPQIEVGTLGPDEDIDPSYDASLEEEEQQVEVIYKEGREERRTAEGRKDKELPITPQLFPSGSGESGTLMGPNAQGEEELRLTPIDTLQISGDMLSSGDMCSGVSGASGDLLSASGSIGSGASGDISGSDDHGSEVSGHSGLELTLFSGGEELHLTPETIPQMARQGVRGIFYGPDLETFGVPDISGESGASGIPEMSGVSGASGIPEVSGVSGASGIPEMSGVSGASGIPEMSGVSGASGIPEMSGESGASGVPGVSGVSGESGASGLPEASGDSGVPKVSGASGLPDVSGASGLPDVSGESGASGVSGEPGTTGVPEISGEHIPFEFSGDNETHEESREFVDPEVSLESGESGSLEQFPVIEVPEVTTEILIPDLEEEEEILITTLATPQEGTGGEIGSGVPDIDTYTPGMATCVLCTCLVGSVYCDNLMLDRVPPLPKETTHFYARFNKISRISKSDFANLNKLKRIDLTSNGISRIDDDAFFGLPALEDLILRENSIRQLPALPPQMTLIDTSHNQLGSTGIQREAFKDMPGLLYLYLTDNYIDHVPVPLPDSLRSLHLQNNNVQMIHEDTFCNPHDLNYIRSALEDIRLDGNPINLSRTPQAYICLPRIPIGALI